A window from Carassius gibelio isolate Cgi1373 ecotype wild population from Czech Republic chromosome B3, carGib1.2-hapl.c, whole genome shotgun sequence encodes these proteins:
- the LOC127953343 gene encoding serine/threonine-protein kinase/endoribonuclease IRE1-like: MMAWGVCSRALVWIITAIMCWSHSSLMGFCGSSTVSVPESLLFVSTLDGNLHAVSKRSGTIKWTLKEDPVLQVPTHVSEPAFLPDPNDGSLYTLGGKNNEGLTKLPFTIPELVQASPCRSSDGILYTGKKQDVWYVVDLLTGEKKQTLTSSYAEMLCPSSSLLYLGRTEYTITMYDTKNRELRWNATYSDYAFTLPDDDTKHNMAHFVSNGDGLVVTVDSESGDVQWVQNYNSPVVAIYIWQREGLRKVMHTNVAVETLRYLTFMSGEVGRITQWKYPFPQEKKTKDKLMSTLYVGKHSSGLYASPSLVHDGVTVVPRGKTFPMLEGPSNQDSSMEDEQECVITPSTTVKFSAALKERNRINFMRNSLLLIGHHETPPDAHTKILEKFPESLPRQNINVIPPATEKPNEEKVNESGMEDNSPLPPPVSSLQEKPGRVPRVETPVDSMLKDMATIIFCTFLLAGWVAFIITYPKSVHKQQQLQHQQFQQQMEEKLQLLQRQQLIFQPPIDLPPDTDFLEAARTRSESSTHSSPNVTPRASNHSNMSQSEMGHSANEHEDAEEESNIVRIGNITFNPRDVLGHGAEGTIVYRGQFDNRPVAVKRILPECFSFADREVQLLRESDEHPNVIRYFCTERDRQFQYIAIELCSSTLQEYVERKDFNRHGLEPVTLLEQTMSGLAHLHSLNIVHRDLKPHNILVSMPNTHGRVKAMISDFGLCKKLAVGRHSFSRKSGVPGTEGWIAPEVLSEDAKHNPTCMVDIFSAGCVFYYVVSEGRHPFGKSLQRQANILLGAYSLEYLDPNRHEDIVARNLIEQMLSMEPEKRPSADRVLKHPFFWSLEKQLQFFQDVSDRIEKEPLDGPIVRQLERGGRVVVKSDWREHITVPLQTDLRKFRSYKGGSVRDLLRAMRNKKHHYRELPDEVQETLGSIPDEFVYYFTSRFPLLLLHTHLAMRFCAVERPFLPYYHTSELLTHHTVPQCVPQTPPTQQCSPSVPSGLSSSSQIPAAPHELSEMTVLPEVTTEHIQTAPVPPTVSTQETGAP, from the exons ATGATGGCGTGGGGAGTGTGCAGCAGGGCTCTGGTGTGGATTATAACTGCGATCATGTGCTGGAGTCACAGCAGCTTGATG GGCTTTTGTGGCAGCAGTACGGTATCTGTCCCAGAGAGTCTGCTCTTTGTATCCACACTGGACGGGAACCTTCACGCCGTCAGCAAGAGATCCGGAACAATCAAATGGACTTTAAAAGAAG ATCCTGTTTTGCAAGTCCCGACGCATGTGTCAGA GCCTGCATTCCTCCCAGACCCCAATGATGGCAGTTTGTACACTCTCGGAGGGAAAAATAATGAGGGTTTGACG AAACTGCCGTTCACCATTCCTGAGCTGGTCCAGGCCTCTCCCTGTCGCAGTTCTGATGGCATCTTATACACGG GTAAGAAGCAAGATGTGTGGTATGTTGTGGATCTGCTGACTGGTGAGAAGAAACAAACACTGACCTCTTCCTACGCTGAGATGTTATGTCCATCTTCATCTCTGCTCTACCTCGGCCGCACTG AATACACGATCACTATGTATGACACCAAGAACAGAGAGCTGCGCTGGAACGCTACCTATTCTGACTACGCTTTCACCCTTCCAGACGACGACACCAAACACA ATATGGCCCACTTTGTGTCCAATGGTGATGGCCTAGTGGTGACAGTGGACAGTGAGTCTGGAGACGTGCAGTGGGTTCAGAATTACAACTCTCCTGTGGTGGCGATCTACATCTGGCAGCGTGAGGGCCTGCGCAAAGTCATGCACACCAACGTCGCTGTGGAAACTTTGCGTTATCTCACTTTCATGTCAGGAGAGGTGGGCCGCATTACACAGTGGAAGTACCCATTTCCTCAAGAGAAGAAAACCAAAGATAAACTGAT GTCCACACTGTATGTGGGGAAACACTCATCTGGGCTGTATGCTTCTCCCTCCCTGGTGCATGATGGAGTAACTGTTGTG CCTCGTGGCAAGACATTTCCCATGCTGGAGGGCCCCAGTAACCAGGATTCAAGCATGGAAGATGAGCAGGAGTGTGTGATCACTCCCAGTACCACAGTGAAGTTCAGTGCAGCTCTGAAAGAGAGAAACCGCATCAACTTCATGAGGAATTCGCTACTGTTGATAG GTCACCACGAGACACCGCCAGATGCTCATACTAAAATTCTGGAGAAATTTCCAGAGAGTCTCCCTCGCCAAAATATCAATGTCATTCCCCCTGCCACAGAGAAGCCCAATGAAGAG AAAGTAAATGAGAGTGGAATGGAAGACAACAGTCCTCTGCCTCCACCGGTGTCATCCCTGCAGGAGAAACCCGGCCGTGTCCCACGTGTGGAGACTCCAGTGGACTCCATGCTGAAGGACATGGCCACCATCATCTTCTGCACTTTCCTTCTGGCCGGATGGGTGGCCTTCATCATCACTTACCCCAAG agTGTCCATAAGCAGCAGCAGTTGCAACACCAGCAATTTCAGCAGCAGATGGAGGAAAAGCTGCAGCTCCTGCAGCGGCAGCAACTCATTTTCCAGCCACCCATTGATCTGCCTCCTGACACTGACTTCCTAGAGGCAGCCCGGACCCGCTCCGAGAGCTCCACCCATAGCAGTCCCAATGTCACCCCACGAGCGTCCAACCATTCCAATATGTCCCAGTCTGAGATGGGACATTCTGCTAATGAGCACGAGGATGCAG AGGAAGAATCCAACATTGTCAGAATTGGAAACATCACTTTCAACCCCAGAGATGTACTTGGACATGGTGCTGAGGGAACTATTGTGTACAG GGGTCAGTTTGATAACCGTCCAGTGGCTGTGAAAAGGATTCTCCCAGAATGCTTCAGCTTTGCTGACCGTGAGGTTCAGCTGCTGCGTGAGTCAGATGAGCATCCGAACGTGATTCGTTACTTCTGCACTGAGAGAGACCGTCAGTTTCAGTACATTGCCATAGAGCTGTGTAGCTCCACACTGCAAGAG TATGTGGAACGAAAGGATTTTAACCGCCACGGTTTGGAGCCAGTGACACTGCTAGAGCAAACCATGTCTGGACTGGCTCATTTACATTCACTTAATATAG TTCACAGAGACCTGAAGCCACACAACATCCTGGTATCAATGCCGAACACACATGGGCGTGTGAAGGCCATGATATCAGACTTCGGCCTTTGCAAGAAGCTGGCAGTTGGCAGACACAGCTTCAGCAGGAAGTCTGGGGTCCCAGGCACTGAGGGCTGGATTGCTCCAGAAGTGCTCAGTGAGGATGCAAAGCATAACCCT ACCTGCATGGTAGACATCTTCTCTGCAGGCTGTGTGTTTTACTACGTGGTATCTGAAGGCCGCCACCCCTTTGGAAAGTCCTTGCAGCGGCAAGCAAACATCCTGCTGGGTGCCTACTCGCTGGAATACCTAGACCCTAACAGACATG AAGATATTGTGGCCCGAAACTTGATCGAGCAGATGTTGAGTATGGAACCAGAGAAGAGACCCTCAGCAGACAGAGTGCTAAAGCATCCCTTCTTCTGGAGTCTGGAAAAACAGCTGCAGTTCTTCCAG GATGTGAGTGATAGAATTGAGAAGGAGCCGTTAGATGGACCAATCGTGAGACAGCTGGAGAGAGGAGGACGGGTGGTGGTCAAAAGCGATTGGAGGGAACATATCACAGTGCCTTTACAGACTG ATCTTCGTAAATTTCGATCATACAAAGGCGGATCGGTCAGAGATCTTTTACGTGCTATGAGAAACAAG AAACACCATTACCGAGAGTTACCCGATGAAGTCCAGGAAACACTGGGATCCATTCCAGATGAATTTGTCTACTACTTTACCTCCCGTTTCCCTCTTCTTCTGCTGCACACACATCTGGCCATGCGTTTCTGTGCTGTGGAACGACCTTTCCTGCCTTATTACCACACTTCTGAACTGCTCACACACCACACAGTACCACAGTGTGTGCCACAGACTCCCCCCACACAGCAATGCAGTCCATCAGTGCCCTCAGGCCTGTCGTCGTCCAGTCAGATACCAGCAGCTCCACATGAACTCTCTGAAATGACAGTCTTACCTGAGGTCACCACAGAGCACATACAGACAGCCCCGGTGCCACCCACAGTGTCTACACAAGAGACTGGAGCACCATAA